The genomic interval TACATGCTTAATGTGAGTCACTCATATGATCAATTTGTGTGCTTGTGGCCAGCTAGTCGGTTTTCATTTACTGTAACttgtccttttaaaaataatatgatttgATACAGTCATAACTAGTATTTGCATGAATGTCACACCTTCACCAGCTACTCCAAAGTGAAAGCACACCCGAGTGTTAGTTTCATTATAACGCTAGTTGTAAAATCTCTGCCCAAAAAAACTTTATCACTGTAATAAATGACCAACAAACATCCTGTTATAATATATACAAAGACTGGGCAATGTGATCATAACATGACCTTGAGGATCAAGATATGGTGTTAATGAACAACTCTTTTCTCTATTATGAGgctgttttgttaaatgtcagTTATTTATAACAGCAGCCTAGTCATAATTTAGGCCAAATTTGCTGCacaattttattgtacttttctgcattcagatgtATGCAAAATTCCCAgcttgctgctgtttttgggattgtCTGTGATGCTGTGCAGATGTGATCTACACGATTAGACTGCAAAATTATTCACTGTGCAAAAACGCTTTATGTTTCAAGATTcttaactgtgtttttgatgGTTTCACAGTTGTTGGATCAGAGACGTCACACAGGTGCAGCCTGTCCTGCCTCGGTCCTCTGACCTTCCACTGTCACACATTATCTGCCCGAGTCAGGGTTTCTACCTCACAAATAAAGAGGAACATGTTCAAGAATGGCCTGGTGTTCAGCAGCCGCTCAGTGAAGATCACCAACGTGCTGCCCCCAGCCTGATCTCTGCTTCTGCTCGCCATGGCCATCCTCTAACTCACTGACACCCGAGGACACTGGGCCGCTCCTGTGCACAAATTCCTCTGCTAAGCAGGTTCAGAGCTGAGTTCTGGGTCTCTGCTGGAGGTAAGGTATCCATCACAAGCAACATCAGGGAGGTCACATCTTTAAAGACTCCTCTAATGTCTTCAACTTTCCTATTgtgcattatttaaaaagaataactGTAAGCCTCTTAAGCcactgaagtttttttctgatttaaccTTTTCAATAGAAAATGTAAAGAGTATTGTGTCAGTAGTTTATCTGTTGTCTGCTGATTTTCTACATGTAGGTTACAGGACTTTGATGTTGTTTCTCAACTTCTGTTTAAAATATGCAGATTGTTTTGAAGATTTAAATTGGTCATCCTGAGTGGACCGAAAAATCCAAACACAGGCATTGTCTTTTCTTGAGAATGTGACCCTCATGGTGTGTAGAATATAAATTCCTGTAGcctaaaaaaccaaaaacaacatatcaaACTAGTTATGTGTTTGACCTCAGCTGCCCTCTAATGTTCATGGTAGACATCTATGCCGTCCACAAATCTGTTCATTCAGAAAGTCATAGTTATTGCTAAAAATTTGATTAGGTGAGACACGAAACAGAAACAAGTTTTTCATGCAGAGGTGTTTTCTTATCAGTTATAAAAGCTGCAATCAGATGATAAGCAAACGAGGCAGAAGCCTTGAAATAAATGGGAGGAGGCGAGGATTTATGATTAGTGTTGTAAATTATGAAATGAAAGTGAGTTAGTGACTATATGATTTACTGGAAATATTCAGTTTGTCACTGATGAATAAAAGCCTTTACAGTAAGTAGATGCTTGCTTACATTCTATATGTGTGAGTCACATTTTCAGGAGAAATCTTTGACCAGCTTGCAGACATGCTAGTGGAATATTACTTCCTCATTTATCGTCAAATGAAATCGTTTTCCCTTGGAAACAGTATTTATAGTTTTGTGTGTAGGATtcagtgacatctagtggcgAGGTTGCTGAAATGAAAGGTCTCCTGCGTGCTCAGCCTGAAATGGTGGCCAAAGAGAAAtggaacaacaaaaaaaggtccaatctagagccagtgtttggtttgtccattctgggcttctCTAGAGCGCTCtgtgtgtagatataaatggctcattctgaagtaaaaaaaagaaaaaagaacaattattctttttttctggcaattatacactaatgaaatgTAGTTGGAGATCAAGATATGGTGTTAATAGATGATTCTTTGTTATGAGGCTGTTTTGTTCAGGGATGTCACTTATTCACAACAGCAGCTTATTCATGATTTCTGCCAAAGTTGCAGCACAGTTTATTGTTCACTACCCTGCATTCAGATGTATGCAAAATTCCCAGCTCGTTGCTGTTGTTGGGACTGTCTGTGATGTCGAAACACTGCTGTGCAGATATGATTTACACGATAAGACTGCAAATAAATTCTCTGTTGCAAACACACTTTACATTTCAAGATTCTTAACTGCGTTTTTGATGGTTTCACAGTGGTTGGATCAGAGATGTCACACAGGTGCAGCCTGTCCTGCCTCGGTCTTCTGACGTTCACCCTCAGGTTGTGGGAAACATGGTCCGCCTGAGTCTGGGGTGTCGATGTGCAGAGAAGACAGGAAACATTTTCAAGAACAGCCTGGTGTTCAGCAGCCACCTGATGAAGATCCAGGAGAGGATTCGTCTGAAGGTGAAGAAAGATTTGTTGGCATGGAGCTCTGCGTGTCGACTTACAGGCTGCCTTTAGCCATAACTTTGCCTCATTATTACTTGTATATGCTTATGGCcctaaaataagaataaatgttATCATTAAGAAAGCAGggtagaataaaacaaaataaggcGTACAAGTGTTTGTAATTTGACCTTAATAATCAAATGTGGCTGATGGTGCGAGAAATGAGCACCATCAGCACCCAAATGTGTTAGGTCACTTATTCAAATTTTAACTAATAAAGCTCAATCAGGAGGACTTCCTACATGCCTCTTAGGGCTctggatacacacatgcaaaaagccTCATGACACCTCCTTCACAGGAGTAAGACACACACTTTGCAGTGGTTAGGCCTTTTTTTCGAGGTCGGCCCTATAATCAATGTAGAATTGAAGCAGTCTTATATCTTAATAGTTCATCTGCCTGCTGATTTGCTACATGTAGGTCAGAGGACACTGATGTCATATTTCACCCTCTGTTTGACATATACAGATTGTTTTGGAGATTTAATCTTTCTGATAGGACTGAAAAAGTCCTAGTCCGAGTACAAACACGTGCAATGTCTTTTCATAAGAACgtgacctaaaaaaaatcacaaacaacaGCATATCAAACCAGTGACAGGTTTAAACCACAGCCATCCTCTAAGGTCCATAATAGACATCTGTGCACGTTTCAGTCACTGGGTTGGGTTGCCCTGATTTGTATTGTTTTCTCGTTCTTCTCAGTTATTGGTCTGATATTTACCAAAACCCTCCCTCTGTTTACTTTCCTATGATGCAGGAGGGAATTAAGTGTCTATACACGTGCACCGTGTTATAAAGGCAGCCATGCTCACACTTCATCTCATCACATCTTCTCTCAAGATACAAAGAAAAGTTCTGCCTCGTCAAGATGGTGAAGGAGAGCGGCAACAGCAACTCTGGTGAGATATTTATTCCCTGTCTTCAGTCTTTACTCGAAATGAAATTTACAGAACCACTTTAAAATCAACATAAAGTATTAGTTTTGACGTTATTACTTCACTTCataataaattgtaaaataagttgttagttattcattttacattttagtaacacatttttgaggaaaattaTTTTCGAGCTGTTAGTTTCAAAATCATTTCATGGAAACCATTACTTTTGTATGAAAATAGCACTTACAGTTCAGTTTTCTAATgcatatataaattataaaaaccaccctattttttcaaaagctaCTGAAAGTCACAATTCTGTCCATTCAGTGATTGttattaataaaaatctgattgGGTGGACAGGTGTTTTCTCATCAGTTATAAATGCtgtaaaacagacaaacaaggaaaaagacTTGAAATAAACAGGAGCAAAAAGATTTCTTAGCTGTAGTGTGAAATCAAGTATATGACTATGAACAATATGATTAACTGGAAATGTTCAGCTTATCACTGAAGCCTGTTTCCCTCTGCACAAAAAGACAGACTGACATCCGCTAACTTTTGgccttttaatttaatgataatATTTACAATCGACAatcacacctgggtcaaatgactctgcagtagacacaggtaTATGTTGCCTCTGGCTCTGATCTGTATTGGTGGGAACACTACACTTGCGTGAACGTGCTTATTTCGCACCAAAACAACCTGCACAAACACGCATACTCATCAGCTGCAGAGCCGTGCACACTGCTGGCAGTGGGGAAGCAGTCTATAGACTATTTTAAgcaggtttacccatgtttaaaaaacctgcatgcatgtGCTCATTTTGGTGAGCAAGGGTTATCAGGGTCTAAAAGGCTTTTCATACATGCTTAATGTTACACTGGCAGTCACCTGTTTGTCATTGTGCTCGTGGCCAGCCAGTGGGATACACTAACTGCAATTCGTCCTTTGACAAGTTAGCTATGTTAGGACTggataatttgtttttgcatgcaTGGCACACCTTTGCTTGCTCTGTCAAAGTGAAAGGACACGTTTGTGCTCCTTTCATTTTTAGTCTAACTATTATAAAATCTCTGCCATAATCAACATTATCACTGTGGTAATCCAATGATTAACATTATAGAGAAAGGGTTGAGTACGTGATCATAAAGGGACCTCGAGGATCAAGATATGGTGTTAATAAAACACTCTAAATTATGAGGCTGTTTTGTCAAATGATGTCACTAATTCACAACAGCAgcttattttcagtttctgcaaacatttgCAGCACATTGTTGTTTACTACACTGTATTTAGATAACTTCAcgcttgttgttgttgttaagaTTATCTGTGACGCAGACACATTGCTGTGTGGATGTAATCTACACGATGAGACTAAATAAGAAGTCACTGTAGCAAACACGCTTCATGTATCAAGATGTGCTTTTGTTCCTTTTACAGTTGTTGGGTCTGAGACGTCACACAGGTGCAACTGGTCCTGCCTCGGTCCTCTGACGTTCCACCCTCAGGTTGTGGGAAACATGGTCCGCCTGAGCCAGGGTTGTTGCCTCGCAGAGAGGACAGGAAGCGTTTTCAAGAACGGCCTGGTGTTCAGCAGCCGGCCAGTGAAGATCCAGGAAAGGATTCGTCTGAGGGTGAAGAAAGATGTGCTCAACTGGCACGGAGCTCTGCGTGTGGGCTTCACCACCCTGGCGCCCTCAGCCAGATCTCTGCCTCTGCCCACCATGGCCATCCCCAACCTCACTGACACCCGAGGCCACTGGGCCGCTCCAGTGCACGAATCCCTCTGCCAAGCAGGTTCAGAGCTGGAGTTCTGGGTCTCTTCTCGGGAATTGTTTACGTTAAGAGCAACAACATCAGGGAGCACAAGCTGCTAGAAGGAGTGGATTTGAGTCAGCCGCTGTGGGCCATGATAGACATCTACGGACAGACCTGCTCCATTCTCCTCCTTGGTGAGTTTACTACAAAGAGCAATGATGCATTGTTCACTGTggagcctgttttttttttgttcttatttatACAGATGCACTGGCAGTGCCAAGTAATTGTTTCAGTgtcataaaatgattaaatgtttcTACTCTTTGCTGCAGGTTCAGAGAAAAAAGATCTGTTTTGGACCAGACGGTCCTGTCCTGTACCTGAATGCCTTGACAACAACCGCAGTTTGATTCCTGATGTCTCGAGCCTCTGTGGAAACAGTGATGAATACATCAACTGTCCTGACATGGAAGAAGGTGAGACAGAGTCCTTCCAATCAAATGATAATATctgatttcagtgtttttaagcaGAGAGCCCTCCTCTGATGTCAGCGTTGTAACTATGATTCCTGTCCTCACAGGTGGAGACAGCGTAATGAGCTGTGTGGTGTGCATGGAAGAACAGGCCAAAATCACTCTGCCTTGTGGCCACCGGTGTTTATGTAACCAGTGCACCTCCAGGATCATTCAGCAGTTTGGCACCTGCCCGCTGTGCCGACACGCGATCAGCGCTCCATCAATGGAGGGGATAAGGACTGTCTCTGGGCAGCTCTAATCTCCCACACAGCATTTACATTCACTGCACAGTATAATAAAGTGatatgttttataatatttgttgtcaaaatatgagaaaataaaatattttgatatttgttgtaaaatgtgtgtatgatACAAACTATCTATCTATCGGTCTCTATAGTCTCAATGGATGACAAAAGAACCTGAGTGGATCTTGAGTAGAGATTGTTTAATAAAGGCTTAATTTTTGAGCTCAAAATAAGAGATGACCTGCTCTTATTTTGAGCCCAAAGGTAAGCctttattaaacttttattattattattattattattattattattattattattattattattattattattattattattattattattattattgttattatgttgCAAAGAATGGttcataattttgaaaataaacacattactATCACACAGCATAGCTCATGAGTCTTTGCAAACGTGAGCAACGTTTGCACACTATGGAGAGACCACTGATGATAGTCACTACTGTATTGCACTGTAACTATACTTCCGGAAAATTGTACTATCCCTCCAtagcaccttttgtacatacttttttgtgtcctttatattctattttgtcattttatatatttaaattgcttctatatttttttatcttatgtgcTATcctatttaaattcactattttattcttattttatgttaattgttttgcaccaaaacaccaagtcacatt from Plectropomus leopardus isolate mb chromosome 6, YSFRI_Pleo_2.0, whole genome shotgun sequence carries:
- the LOC121944976 gene encoding LOW QUALITY PROTEIN: E3 ubiquitin-protein ligase NEURL3-like (The sequence of the model RefSeq protein was modified relative to this genomic sequence to represent the inferred CDS: inserted 1 base in 1 codon); protein product: MVKESGNSNSVVGSETSHRCNWSCLGPLTFHPQVVGNMVRLSQGCCLAERTGSVFKNGLVFSSRPVKIQERIRLRVKKDVLNWHGALRVGFTTLAPSARSLPLPTMAIPNLTDTRGHWAAPVHESLCQAGSELEFWVSSXGIVYVKSNNIREHKLLEGVDLSQPLWAMIDIYGQTCSILLLGSEKKDLFWTRRSCPVPECLDNNRSLIPDVSSLCGNSDEYINCPDMEEGGDSVMSCVVCMEEQAKITLPCGHRCLCNQCTSRIIQQFGTCPLCRHAISAPSMEGIRTVSGQL